Part of the Streptomyces sp. NBC_01353 genome, GCGCGATCGTCTCGGGCATCAATGTGCTGCGCGTCAAGAGCGGAGTCGCCGCCCCCGCCCGTCGCCGCGCCTGGGCAGGAACCGCCCTGGGGGCGGTGGCCGTCGTGGTGCCGGTCGGCGTCGTCGTGTGGGCGCTCGCGGTGCTCAGCACCATGGAGGGCTGAGCAGACCCAGAGTGTCTTGTGGCGCACGGTAGTCGGTGACTATCATGCACCGCATGACAAAGGAGCTGTCGACGGCCGGTGACCAACGGCGCAGCCAGCTTCTGCGCGGCGTGCTCGACCTGTGCCTGCTGTCACTCATCGCCGAACGGCCCCGTTACGGCTACGAGTTCGTGGAGGCGCTCACCGAGAGCGGGCTCGAGCTCGTGAGCGAGGGCAGCATCTACCCGCTGCTGGCCAGGATGGAGCGCGCGGGGCTCGTCGAGTCGTACCGCGCCCCGTCGTCCAGTGGTGGGGCGCCGCGCAAGTATTACCGGCTGTCCGAGGCCGGCCGGGCCGAACTGGACCACGGGAGGGCGGTGTGGCGGGAGTTCGCCACACAGGCCGACCGGATTCTCGCCCGCACGGCCGGGACGCAGTTGCCGACCGGGACGAAGCAGCCGACCGTGTCGACCGAGACCGAACGACCCACGGGGGGAACGACATCATGACGAACGAGCGCGTGCTCGCGGTCTGCCGCAGCAACTGGGAGTACCGGGGCATCGACGACGCATCCGTGCGCGAGATGCTCGCCGAACTGACCGCCCACCTGGAGGACGCCGCGGCGGCCGGTCGCACCCCGCAGGACGTCGTCGGCCGGGACGTCAAGGCCTTCGCCGCGTCCTGGGCCAGGGCGCGGATGCCGCTGCATCGTCGCGTGCTGAGGATGGCGGCGCTGATTCCGTTCGTCGTCGGCATGCTGCTGCTGATCTCGCACCTCATCCACTGGACGACGGTCGTGGACCTCAGCGCGGGGCGGCTGGCCTTCTGGCTGAGCATCGGCGTCGTCACCGTCCTCCTCGAACTGCGTCGAGGCTCCTTGGGCTTCGGCAAGGGCTGGATCGTGGCGCTCGTCGTCGGACTTCCGGTCCTCTTCCTCACGGACAAGCTGGCCGGGGACGAGACGCTGTTCGCTCTGCCGTTGTGGGGCACCGCCCTGCTCACGCTCCCGGGCATCGCGTACCTTGTCGCCGAACGGCGCGGCACGCCGCCGAAGGAGTCCTGAGCCGAGGGGGAGACGAGCATGGTGGGAGTGCCGGACGGTCGGTCGCGGGGCGTGCTGCCCGAAGGGCTCGGCGAGGCGATACGCGGGACCGCCGCGGACATCGCCGGCGTGCTGCGCGACGCCACCGACACCGGGCTGCCCGTGCCCCGCTCCACATGGACCGTCGGGGAGGCCGCCGCCCACCTGGCGCAGGCCAACGAGCTGATGGCGGCGATCGCCGCGGGACACGCGCGCACCCACGGCGACGGGACCCCGCAGAGCCTGGCCGAGGCCAACGAAGTGGTCCTCGCCGCCTTCGACGAGCGGGCGGCCCGGCCCCTCGCCGAGATGATCACCGACCAGGCGGACGCCTTTCTCTCGGCGATCGAGGATCGTTCGCCCGATCAGGTCCTCGACACGCCCCTGGGCCCGATGGGACCCGCCGTGCTCGGCTCGTACCTGCTCACCCACATGCTGGGACACGGCTACGACCTCGCGCTGGCCCTCGGCAGGCCCCATATGCTCGACCGGGCCCGGGTCGAGCTGACCTTGCCGTTCATGATCACCGCCATGCCCCGCGTCGTCGATCCCACCGCCGTGGACGGCCTCACGGCCCGCTTCACCGTGCGCCTGTGGGGCGGTGCTCGCTTCGGAGTGGCCGTCGCCGACAACGCGGTGCGGGTCACGGCCGAACCGCCGGCACAGCCGGACTGCACGATCCTCACCGAGCCGGTCGCCTTCCTGCTGCTCGGCCTCGGACGGACCGACCCCTGGGGCGTCATCGCCACCGGCCGGGCGCTCAGCTGGGGACGCAAGCCCTGGCTCGGCCCCCGCTTCCCCCGCCTCTTCACCGCCCCCTGACCCGGAACCCGGGGTGCCGCCCTCGCACCCAGAACCGTTACGCCTCCTCGCCGTTGGAACTCATGAGCATGGTTCAACGAATCGAGGAGCGTCGGCATGTCCGATCAGTCCGCCGTGGCGGGCCGCAGTCACCGGGTCCGGGTGGCGGAACGGTGTCGTGAGATCACCGAGGCCCGCTGGTTCGCCACCGCGGTCTTCCTCCTCATCCTCGGCAATGCCGCGGTGCTCGGGGTGGAGACGTATGCGGGTGTCACCGCCCGGTTCCACGCCGAGCTGCAACTGGTCGAGCACCTCTTCCTGGCGGCCTTCACGACGGAGATGCTCCTGCGCGTCGGCGTCCACGCCGTCCGGCCACGGGACTTCTTCCGCGACCCCTGGAACGTCTTCGATCTCGTCGTGGTCCTGACCGCGTTCGTCCCCGCGGCGCGCGAGAACTCGACGGTCCTGCGCCTGCTGCGGCTCGCCCGCGTGCTGCGCGCTGCCCGGTTCCTGCCCCAGCTGCGGATCGTCCTGGTCGCCGTCGGCCGCAGCCTGCCCGGCACCGTCAGCTTCCTGCTGGTCGGCGCGCTGCTGCTCTATGTGTACGCGATGGTGGGCTGGGTCTTCTTCGCCGGGCACGACCCCCAGCACTTCGGATCCATCGGACGGGCCGTTCTCACCCTCTTCCTCCTGATGACGCTCGACGGGCTCGGTGACGCGGTCCACGCGGGTCTGCAGATCTCCCGCTGGAGCTTCGTCTACTACGTCTCGTACGTCCTCATCGCCTCCTTCGTCCTCGTGAACGTGCTGATCGGCGTCGTCATCAACTCACTGGAGGAGGCCCGTGAGATCGAGAAGGCGGAGACGGAGAAGGAGAAGGACGAAGCCGCCGAGGCGAAGCGCGACGGCACCAAGGTGGTCGACGGGGCCTTCGACGCGGCGCGCCTGCGGGACCGGATCACCGCGGCCCGGCGCGCTCTCGACGACGTGGAGTCGGCTCTCTCATCCCTGCCGCCACCGCGTGCTCACGCGCGCGTGGACGAACCACCAGCCGTCGACGAGCCCCGATTTCGGGCCTGAGACCACGGCAGTTGGGCCTCCGGTCAACCTGCGTTCCCGTCCTCCACACACAGGGTCGCACCTCGCTGAAGCGGTCATTCCCCATGCCTTGGAGCGCAGTACGACGTTCATGGCCATGACATCAGACGGAGTTGAGATGAGTTTGCTCGTCCCACTCCGAAGGAGTCATCGCCTTGAGAAACGTCCTTCGCCGGATCGGCGTCATCGCCGCGGGCACCGCCCTCCTCGGCGGCGCGCTGTCCGTCTCACCGGCCGCCGCAGACGACACTGTCGATGTCCAACTCCTCAGCATCACCGACTTCCACGGCTATCTGCAGCCGCCCACCGCCGGGCAGGGCGGAACCATTCCCGCGGGCCGCGGCACCTCGGTCACCGTCGGCGGCGCCGCCTATCTCGCGACCCACCTCAAGCAGTTGCGGTCGGGCCACCCCAACTCCGTCTTCTTCTCCACCGGTGACAGCTTCGCCGGCTGGCCCTTCGAAGTGGACGCCTTCCAGGACGAGCCGACGATCGAGGTCCTCAACAAGCTGGGGCTGCGCTTCTCGGCCGTGGGCAACCACGAACTGGATGTGTCCCCGGACTTCCTGGTCAAGCACATGGAAGAGGGCCAGTGCTTCGGCAAGATCGGCGTGGACAGCTGCTTCACGGACTCCACCGGACGCCGCTTCCACGGTGCTGACTTCGACTTCCAGTCCGGCAACATCGTCTCCTCGCAGACCGGTCGCCCCGTCGTGGATCCGTACCGCATCGAGTGGTTCCCCACCGCCGGCGGCAAGCGCGTCCCGGTCGGCTTCATCAGCACCACGCTGGAAGCCGCCGTCACCGGCTCGACGTCCTACCAGCCGCAACTGCGGACACTCGACCAGGCACAGACCATCGATCGCTACACCAAGGAGCTCAAGCGCCGCGGGGTCGAGGCCATCGTCCTCAACGTGCACGAAGGCGGTTCGCCGAAGTCCGCCACGACCTCCGGCTACAACGAGTGCGACTCCGCCTACGGGCCAGTGATCGAGCTCGCGAAGAAGGTCACACCCGAGATCGACGCGGTCGTCACGGGAGACTGGCACTCCCGCTTCAACTGCATGGTGCCCGACCCGGCCGGCGTGCCGCGCCCGGTTGTGGAAGCGGGCAACCACGGCGCACTGATCAGTGAGATCAACCTGTCCCTCGATCCGAGGACGGGCGAGGTCCTGAGGAACCGCACCCGGTCCGTCAATCATGCCGTGACGCGCAACGTGGCGCCGGACCGCGACGTCCAGAAGATCGTCGACCACTGGGCCGCGCGCGGAGCCCAGCGCTCCGCCGAACCGCTCGCCAAGCAGACGGGCTCCTTCACCCGTACGCCGAACGCCGCGGGGGAGAGCACCGCGGCCGACCTGTACGCCGACGTGCAGTACTGGAACGCCAACCGTACCCGCCAGGGGCAGGCCGATCTGGCACTGATCGCCGCGCGCCCCGCCAAGGGCAGCAACGCCGTCCGCGGCGACCTGCCGTACGCCAAGGGGAGCCTCCCCGGCGACGCGGACGGCCGCGTCCTGTTCGGCGAGTCCTGGAGCGTCTACGGCTACGGGAACCCGGTTCTCACCGTCGGAGTGAAGGGACGTCAGCTGGACGCGATCCTCGAGCAGCAGTGGCAGAAGCAGGCCGACGGGACGGTGAGGTCCGCCCCGCTCGCCGTGTCCCGCAACGTCTCGTACACGTACGACCCGACGCGCCCGGTCGGCGACCGCGTCTCACCCCGCGACGTGCTGATCAACGGCCGGCCGCTGGATCCCGCGCGCACCTACCGGGTCGCCGCCCTCGCGTACACGGTCATCGGAGCCGACGGCTACAGCGCCTTCGCCGGCTACACCGCCCCGGTCCGCAACGGTGCCGACCACGAGAGCTTCGTGGACTACCTCAGGGCCCACAAGACGATCTCCCCGGCGCCCCTGAACCGCGTCCGCATCCAGAGCTGACGCGATCGAGCGGCCGTCGCCGCGCGCCCACGCGCGCGTGGATGGATCCTGGGAGTAGGAAGGGACGCACGGCGCTCTCACGCGTCCCGACGGTGCGAGGAGGCAGACCATGACACGGACCCTTGAGTGGACGGTCGGCCTGGATCTGGTCGAAGAGGACGGCAGGACCAAGGCCGAGGCGCATCTGAACACTGGCACGTCGACCCTCACCGGCCACGGCAGCGCACGGTGCAACCCGTCGGACGTGGATGTTCCGGCCATCGGCGACGAGCTCGCCGCCAGCCGGGCCATGAAGGACCTGGCAGGCCAGCTGATGCGAGAGGCCAACCGTGAGATGGAGGCGGTGGGCGCGGGGACGGTACCCCAGCACACCGGTCCCGGATACGGCTGGCCCGAGGCGGTCTCGTAGCGGGACCGCCGCAGGACCGGGCCCGTCGGAGTCCTGCCGACGGGCCCGCTCCGCTGTCAGGGAAGGGGCGGAGCCTCGGCCTCGGCCGGAGTGTCGCTGTCGCCCTTGTCCTGATCTTCGTCCTCGTCCTCGTAGGACAGCCGGTCCACGACCTCCACGACGCCGTCCACGCTCTCGCAGAGCCGGACGAAGACCGGCGCGATGCTCTTGCGCTCCAGCGTGCCGCTGAGCGTCACCCGACCCTCGTCGACGTCGATGTGGAGCGCGGCGGGGGAGATCCCCAGGATGCGCATGACCACGTCCTCCAGGATCTCCTCCTGGATGGCGCGGTCGCGCCGCAGGAACAGCTGGAGCAGATCGCTCCGGCTCAGGACTCCGATGAGCTGCCCGCCGGCGTCCACCACCGGCAGCCGCTTCACCCGGTGCCGCTCCATGAGCCGGGCCGCCTCGATCGCCGTCCAGGAAGGGCGGGCCACCACCACGGGGCTGGACATCATCGCCCCCGCGGTGCTCGGCCCGCCCTTGGCGGTGTGGCGGCGCAGCAGATCCGCCTCGGACACCACACCGACCGGCCGATTGTCCTCGTCGACCACCGGCACCGCCGTGATGCCGTACTCGTCGAGCAGTCGCGCGATCTCCTTGAACGACGTCCCCGGCTGCACGGCCACCGCGGTGGGCGTCATCAGGTCGGCCACACTGCGGTTCCGCATGGTCGGTTCCGTCCCTTCTTGGCTCCTTCGTCCATGATCCCTCACGCGGAGCAGGAGCAGGTGCAGGAGCCCGGGACGGCGGGAGGTCAGTCGAACGGGTCGAGGGTCACGTATGCCTGTCGCGGGTCGCCGTCGTGCACCAGGGACTCGTGTGCACCGACGTCGTCGAAGGCGAAGCCGTACGCCTTGCCGTCCGCCATCTGCGCGTGGATCTTGCGCGAGTAGTGGTTGGTCACCGCGTCCCCGTAGAAGCCGGCGGACGAGGTGTCCGGCTGGTTGGGGTTGGTGAGCAGGGTGGAGCGGTTGTATCCGGCGCAGAGGGTACGGGAGATGGGGCCCCGGACCTGGTCGTTCGGGGCGTCGAGCCGCTTGTAGCAGCCGAAGACGCTGTCCGAGTCGGGCTTCTGGAAGGAGGTGACGACGGCCCCCGCGCTGTTCGTGAAGTTCATGACGTTCCCGGAGACCCGGCCGTAGTACTTCACCGACGGCTGGTTCGCGAAGGGGGTCACGGTCAGGGTCGAGCCGGCGTACTTGGTCCAGACGCGGTTGATGTAGTCGTCCATGACACCGGCCGGGAGTGCGCCGGCCTCGATGCCGTGGCCGGGGGCGAGGGCCCGCAGGACGGTCCCGTCGCTCCGGGTCTGGACGAGGCCCGCCCAGCCGCCGGGCTGGCCCCTGAGCGCGTCGAAGAAGCCTTTGTAGCCACCGGGCTTGAGCCGGCCCGTCGTGGCGACGCTCCCGTCGGGACGCTTGACGCCGACGGCGTACGGGGCCGAGACCATGTCGACCTGGGTGCTGTTGATCCAGAGTCCGGAGTCGTTGAGCGTGTACTCGGACCAGTTGAACAGGATGTTCCGGTTGGGGTCGCTCGGGTTCTGCACGGCGGGCTGCACGAGGCCGCCCGTCGCGAGCTTGAAGACGAGCTTCTGGCCGTAGCTGAAGTAGATCCGTCCGGAGAACTTCGGCAGACGGATCGTCATGGACCCGCCGTTCGCCGGGCCGGAGATGGACGCGTCGGGCGCGGGAACGGGGACGGAACCGCCGGCAGGCCAGGGGTGGAAGGTGCCGTTCGCATCCGCCCAGCCCTGGCGTCCGGTGGAGAGTTCGGTGCCGAGGTTGTAGACGTACACCGGCTCACCGCGGCGCGAGTTGTTCGTGAACGTGAGCGGGATCGTGGCGGGGACGGCGGCCGGGGCGGCGGCGGGGTCGGTGACGGCCGCCTGGACCGTGGGGGAGGGTCCCGCGACGGTCACTGCGGTGCCGATGAGGGCGGCGGCGGTGACCGGGGCGAGCAGCGCGAGCCTGCGTCGATGGCGGGAAGGCATGGAGAGGGCTCCTCGGGGTGGGGGTCATGAGGAAGCTGAGAGCGCTCTCAGAATGGTGAGGGTGTGATGACCCTGTCAACCTTCTGAACGGTTTACGCGGGCCAGGAGCCGCGCTCGTTCAACCGCAGAACGAGCGCGGCGATGTTCCAGGCGTCATCCTCGCCCCGGTGGTGCCGGCCCTCCAGCGGGATCCCGGCGATCTCCAACGCGCGGGCCATGCCCGGGCGTTTGGCCAGGCCGTTCGCCTCGGTGAACACCGCCTTGGCATTGGTGTGACGGTGCCCGAAGGGGTACTCGGTACCCGTCACCCGGCACTGGTGCGTGAACTGATTGCGGTCGTAGTCGCCCCAACTGGCCCACGGGCGGGCCCCTGTGGCGTGCTCGACGGCGAGCAGCCGGCAGGCGGCGGCGAAATCCAGACCGGTGTCCACCTCCGCCTGCGTGAGTCCGGTCAGCTCCGTGCAGAACGAACTGACCGTCGAACGCGCGGGCTTGACCAGCACGCGGTGCCGGCCGATGCGTTCGCCCGCGTCCAGATCGACGACGGTGAGACCGATCTCGATGATCTCGCTCACCGCTCCGGGCGGCCGCTTCCCCTCCCAGCAGGTCGCCTCGACGTCGATGATGTTCAGCAGGCGTCCGTGGTCCATGGCGTCGAGGCTAGAGGGACGGTACGGAGCGGTCATCCGGATTTTCGCTCGGTGGCCCACCACGTTGTGCCCGGGCGAGTCGGCCTCACCCCGGGCCACCGTCTCACTCCAGGTCCAGGACCTCCCGCAAGGCCGCCACCGCGTGCGCCCGGTGATCGCTCAGCTCGCGCACCGCGGCGTTCTCGTCTCCGTGGCGCACCGCCGAGATGACCGCCCGGTGCTCGCGCACGGCCAGCTCCCGGTTCTGCACCTCCGTGTAGTACAGCGAGCGGTAGGCGTCCGTGGCGTCCCACAGTGTGCCGATGAGCCGGACCAGGCGCGGCATTCCGGACGCTTCGATCAGGGTGAAGTGGAAGCGGCGGTTGGCCGCCGCCATCGCCGTCACATCCCCGGCGTCGGCCGCCCGCTCCACCTCCCGCTGGATCCTCTCCAGCGTGGCGACCAGTCCGTCCTCGCCGCGGACGACGGCCAGTCGCACCGCCTCCGTCTCGAGCAGCTCCCGGATCCGGTAGATCTCCTCCAGATCCGCGAGGGACAACTCGGCGACGAAGTACCCCCGGTGGACGTGGTGCACGACGAGACCCTCGGCCTCCAGGGTCTTCAGGGCCTCGCGCAGCGGCACCCGGCTGACGTCGAGCCGGGCGGCGAGCGCGTCCTGGCGGATCTGGCCGCCGGGCCGCAGCTCGCCGGTGGTGATGGCGCGTCGCAGCTCCTCGAGGACGAACTGCTGGGCGGTCGGCGGCCGCCGCTTCTGCACCGCGCTGCTCATCGCCTGTGACCCCTTCTTCGGTTCCCTGCCCGGCGCGCGGTCCCGCGGCGCCGGATCCGTACATCTTGCTATGGCTTGCGGGGGAGGAGTCCCAGCTCGGTGAGGAGGGACTCGGTGTGCTCGCCCAGGCGCGGGGGAGCGGCGCGGTAGACGGGCGGGGTCGTGCCGAACGCGATCGGGTTGACGACCTGGCCCGGGCCGGCCGCCTCGACGGGGACGCGGGGTTCCAGGCCGAGACGCTCCGCCAGGTCGAAGGCGGCGGAGAGATCGTTGATCGGCCCGCAGGGCACGCCGGCCGCGGTGAGCTCCTCGAACCAGCTGTCGGCGGTCCGCTCGGCAAGCGGACCCGCCAAGGCCCGGAGCAGCTCCTCGCGGTGGGCGACCCGGGCGGTGTTGGTGGCGAACCGGGCGTCCTCGGCGAGATCGTCGAGCCCGAGCTGTGCGCAGAGCGTCCGGAACTGACGGTCGTTGCCCACGGCGAGGACGAGCGGCCGGTCCTTCGCCTCGAACACCTCGTACGGGGCGATGCTGGGGTGCCGGTTGCCCATGGCGCGGGGGACGACCCCCGCGCCGAGGTACGCGGCCGACTGGTTGGTGAGCGCGGACAGCAGCGAGGTGAGCAGCGAGACCTCGACACGCTGGCCCTCTCCGGTGCGGTCCCGGTGGCGCAGGGCGGCGAGGACGCCGAGGCCCGCGTGGAGTCCGGTGATCACGTCGACGAGCGCCACCCCCGCCTTCGTACCCTGCCCGCCGGGCTCGCCGGTGACGCTCATCAGGCCGCCCATGGCCTGGACGAGAAGGTCGTAGCCGGGCAGGTGGGCGCCCTCGGCCGTGCCGAAACCGGTCACGGAGCAGTAGACGAGCCCGGGGTTCGATGCCCGTACGTCCTCGTACCCGAGACCGAGCTTCTCCATCGTGCCGGGGCGGAAGTTCTCCACCAGGACGTCGGCGCGGTCGATGATCGCCCGCGCCGCCTCCCGGTCCGCCGGGTCGGTCAGGTCGAGGGAGACGGAGCGCTTGTTCCGGTTCACCCCGAGGAAGTACGTGGCCTCGTCGTTCACGAAGGGAGGGCCCCACGCGCGCGTGTCGTCCCCGGAGCCGGGCCGCTCGATCTTGATCACGTCGGCGCCGAGGTCGGCCAGAAGCATCGTCATGTACGGCCCCGCCAGCACCCGGCCGAAGTCGGCGACGACGATCCCGGACAAGGCGCCCGGACCGGGCATCCCCTGGTGATCTGCGCGCATACCGTTCTCCTCCGCCAGGCGATCGGATCCAGGGGGAACGTACGGATCGGAGATCAGATATTCAATACTGGATCCAAAATCCGATCTCCCGCTACGCTTCGGCACGCCGAGTAGCCGCACCCGCCTGGAGGCCGTCCGTGAAGCCGTCGCCGCAGTCGTCGAACGCGTCGAAGTCGTCCCCCGTCCACCCCTTCGATCTGTTCGCGATCGACGGTCTGCTGACGGACGAGGAGCGGGAGATCCGTCGGACCGTCCGCGCGATGGTGGACCGTGAGCTGCGCCCGCACGTGGCCGAGTGGTTCGAGCAGGGCGCGATCCCCGCCCGCGAACTCGCGCGGCAGCTGGGCGGCATCGGTGTGCTCGGTATGCACCTGGAGGGCTACGGCTGCGCGGGCACCAACGCCGTCGCGTACGGTCTGGCCTGCCTGGAGCTGGAGGCCGTCGACTCGGGTCTGCGCAGCCTGGTCTCCGTCCAGGGCTCGCTCGCCATGTACGCCATCTGGAAGTACGGCTCGGAGGAGCAGAAGCAGCAGTGGCTGCCCGGGATGGCGGCCGGAGAGTACATCGGATGCTTCGGGCTCACCGAGCCGGACGCGGGGTCGGATCCCGGATCCATGCGCACCCGCGCCAAGCGGGACGGCGGCGACTGGGTGCTCAACGGCGCCAAGATGTGGATCACGAACGGCTCGGTCGCCGATGTGGCGGTCGTCTGGGCCCGCACCGACGAAGGCGTTCGTGGCTTCCTGGTGCCCGCCGGCACCCCCGGTTTCAGCGCGCCCGAGATCAAGCAGAAGCTGTCGCTGCGGGCGAGCGTGACCAGCGAACTGGTCCTGGAGGACGTACGGCTGCCGGCGGAGGCGATGCTGCCGGAGGCGCGGGGCCTGTCCGGGCCGCTCGGCTGTCTGAACGAGGCCCGGTTCGGAATCGTCTTCGGCGCCCTCGGAGCGGCTCGCGACTGCCTGGAGACGGCGATCTCGTACGCGGGCGACCGCATCGTCTTCGAACGGCCCCTCGCCTCCTACCAGCTGACCCAGGCGAAGCTCGCGGACATGTCCCTGGAACTCGGCAAGGGCATGCTGCTCGCGCTGCACCTGGGACGCCTCAAGGACGCGGGGACCCTGACCCCCGAGCAGGTCAGTGTGGGCAAGTTGAACAACGTACGCGAGGCCATCGCCGTCGCCCGCGAGTGCCGGACGATCCTGGGTGCGAACGGCATCACGCTGGAGTACCCGGTGATGCGCCACGCCAACAACCTGGAGTCGGTGCTCACCTACGAGGGCACCAGTGAGGTCCACTCCCTGGTCATCGGCAAGGCGCTCACGGGCGAGCAGGCCTTCCGCTGATCCACGCCGCCCCGGCGCGGGACGGCCGACGACGACGCGGCCTGCTAGCCGGCCGTGACCTTCGCGAGGAAGGCGTCGAGGTTCGCGGTCATCCGCTGGATCCGCCCCTCGACGGTCAGTGACTCCTCGTGGCGTCCGGCCCGCAGCCTGGGCTGCCGCTTGCCGCGGACGTAGAGGGAACACGCCAGGTCGGCGCAGACGTAGATGCCGACCGTGTTCCCCTCACGGCCCCGGCTGCCGGCGAGCGGCGCCGCGAGCAGGGTCACGCCCGAGGAGGCGTGCCCCGTCAGGCAGACCTGGCAGAGGCTGGACTTGACCGCGCTGGTTCGGCTCGTCGCGGGCACCCGCAGCGTGATGCCGAGCGGGCCGTCCTCGCGGGGGGCGACGAGGTGGGCGCGCAGCGGCGCGCCCGGGTCGACCCAGCCGAGGAAGTCGAGGTCCTGCCACGGGAGTTCGGCGAAGTCGAGCGGCAGCTTGAGCCGGCTTGCCTCGCCCTTCGTGCAGTTCACGAACGACGAGCGGATCTGTTGGTCGGTGAGAGGTTCCACTCGGTGGACCGTACACGGACCCTGCGGTTCGGGGCATCCGGATTTCGCCCCGCCCCCGCCGGCCGCCTCCTCGGCCCCTTCCGGGCCTCGTCAGGGCCCCTCAGGCCACCCAGTCCGGCAGGTCCGGGTCCGAGATCCGCGCCGGGGCGCCCGACAAGGCCGCCGCAAGCCGCTCGGCCGCCGTGTCGTAGACGTCGACCGGGAGCGCGAACGGGATGCGCAGCCGATGCTCGTGCGTGCCCGGGTCGACCCCGAACCGGGCGCCGCCCTCGACCCGTACCCCGTGCCGCAGCGCCCGTCCCGCCAGCGAGGAGGCGATCGGACGGCCCAGGTCGATCCAGAGGCACAGCCCGCCGGTCGGCAGGGTCCAGTGCCACTCCGGGACATGGCGCGCCAGCGCCGTCGTCAGCGCCTCGCGGCGCTTGCGCAGCTCCTCCGCACGGCGCGGCAGGATGGTGTCCAGACGGTCGATCAGCTCGGCGGCGACCAGCTGGTCGAGGACCGAACCCGCCAGATCGGCGGTGATACGGACCCGCGCCAGCTCGGTGACCACACGCGCCGAAGCCCGGGCCCAGCCGACCCGCAGCCCGCCCCAGCAGCCCTTGCTGAGAGAACCGACGCTGATGATCTGCTCGCCGTGTCCAGGCCCCGCGACCGCCGCGAAGGGCCGCGGGGCCGGCACGTCCAGGGCGATGTCGGCGAGCGTCTCGTCGACGACGAGCCAGGTGCCGGTGGCGTGTGCCGAACGCGCCACCTCACGACGCTGCGCCTCGGGCATCAGATGTCCGGTCGGATTGTGGAAGTCGGGGATGAGATAGGCGAGTCGGGGGGCCGTCTGGCGCAGCGCCGCCTCGATCAGCCCGCTGTCCCAGCCGGACTCCGTGACCGGTACGGGAGTGATGCGCAGCCGCCGGCCGCGCATGGCATCGAGGGCGTTGGTGTACGAAGGGTTCTCGGCGAGCGCCCGGTCGCCGGGACCGCCGAGCAGCGCCAGGGCGAGGGACACCGCCTGCTGGGCCCCGGTCGTGACGAGGATCTGCTCCGGGCGGGTGGGCAGCCCGCGCCGCGTGTAGCGGTCGGCGATGGCCGCGCGCAGTTCCGGCAGCCCGAAGGGGTGGTACCCCTGGGCGCGTGCGTAGCGCGGCAGCTCGGCCGAGGCCACGGCTAGCGCCGCGGCGAGTTCGTCGACCGGGGCCTCCGGTGCGGCGAGCGCGAGGTCGATCGCGGCGTCGGAGTGGCCGTGGAACGTGGTCAGGCTGATCGGCGCCTGATTGTCCGGGAGCGCCGTCCAGGTGCCCGCGCCTCGTCGGCTGTGCGCGTACCCGCTCTCCCGCAGCAGGTCGTAGGCGCCGGTGACGGTCGTACGGCTCACCGTCAGTGCCGTGGCCAGCTCCCGCTCGGCGGGCAGCCGCATCCGCAGCGCGACCCGTCCGTCGAGAAGCGTCTCCCGGATGGCGCGGGCCAGCTCCCGGTAGCCGAACCTGCCCTCCGCCGGCCGGGTGAGCAGCGCCGCCAGCTGGCGGCCCGTCAGTGTGCGGTCCGCAGTGCGGACCACTCGACCCTCTGCCATGCCAATCACTCCCCATTGGCTCTGCTGTCCAGGCCAATGAGCCTACAGACTCCACCTCAGTGGCCTGGTATCCGCGTCCCGAAAGGGACGGAGGGGAACTGAGAGGAGACGAGCGATGTCCGGACACCTCACCGACCGTGACGAGAGGATGTGGCAGCGGCGGGCCGAGGAGCGGGTGGCGGAGCCCCTGCCGATCAGCGCCTGGATCCGCGGGCTCGGGACGGTGCTGGCCCGACGCCGGGAGACCGGACGGCGCGCCGCGACCCGGCTCCACCCCTGCGA contains:
- a CDS encoding ion transporter; this encodes MSDQSAVAGRSHRVRVAERCREITEARWFATAVFLLILGNAAVLGVETYAGVTARFHAELQLVEHLFLAAFTTEMLLRVGVHAVRPRDFFRDPWNVFDLVVVLTAFVPAARENSTVLRLLRLARVLRAARFLPQLRIVLVAVGRSLPGTVSFLLVGALLLYVYAMVGWVFFAGHDPQHFGSIGRAVLTLFLLMTLDGLGDAVHAGLQISRWSFVYYVSYVLIASFVLVNVLIGVVINSLEEAREIEKAETEKEKDEAAEAKRDGTKVVDGAFDAARLRDRITAARRALDDVESALSSLPPPRAHARVDEPPAVDEPRFRA
- a CDS encoding CBS domain-containing protein is translated as MRNRSVADLMTPTAVAVQPGTSFKEIARLLDEYGITAVPVVDEDNRPVGVVSEADLLRRHTAKGGPSTAGAMMSSPVVVARPSWTAIEAARLMERHRVKRLPVVDAGGQLIGVLSRSDLLQLFLRRDRAIQEEILEDVVMRILGISPAALHIDVDEGRVTLSGTLERKSIAPVFVRLCESVDGVVEVVDRLSYEDEDEDQDKGDSDTPAEAEAPPLP
- a CDS encoding maleylpyruvate isomerase family mycothiol-dependent enzyme gives rise to the protein MVGVPDGRSRGVLPEGLGEAIRGTAADIAGVLRDATDTGLPVPRSTWTVGEAAAHLAQANELMAAIAAGHARTHGDGTPQSLAEANEVVLAAFDERAARPLAEMITDQADAFLSAIEDRSPDQVLDTPLGPMGPAVLGSYLLTHMLGHGYDLALALGRPHMLDRARVELTLPFMITAMPRVVDPTAVDGLTARFTVRLWGGARFGVAVADNAVRVTAEPPAQPDCTILTEPVAFLLLGLGRTDPWGVIATGRALSWGRKPWLGPRFPRLFTAP
- a CDS encoding PadR family transcriptional regulator: MTKELSTAGDQRRSQLLRGVLDLCLLSLIAERPRYGYEFVEALTESGLELVSEGSIYPLLARMERAGLVESYRAPSSSGGAPRKYYRLSEAGRAELDHGRAVWREFATQADRILARTAGTQLPTGTKQPTVSTETERPTGGTTS
- a CDS encoding DUF1876 domain-containing protein; its protein translation is MTRTLEWTVGLDLVEEDGRTKAEAHLNTGTSTLTGHGSARCNPSDVDVPAIGDELAASRAMKDLAGQLMREANREMEAVGAGTVPQHTGPGYGWPEAVS
- a CDS encoding bifunctional metallophosphatase/5'-nucleotidase — translated: MRNVLRRIGVIAAGTALLGGALSVSPAAADDTVDVQLLSITDFHGYLQPPTAGQGGTIPAGRGTSVTVGGAAYLATHLKQLRSGHPNSVFFSTGDSFAGWPFEVDAFQDEPTIEVLNKLGLRFSAVGNHELDVSPDFLVKHMEEGQCFGKIGVDSCFTDSTGRRFHGADFDFQSGNIVSSQTGRPVVDPYRIEWFPTAGGKRVPVGFISTTLEAAVTGSTSYQPQLRTLDQAQTIDRYTKELKRRGVEAIVLNVHEGGSPKSATTSGYNECDSAYGPVIELAKKVTPEIDAVVTGDWHSRFNCMVPDPAGVPRPVVEAGNHGALISEINLSLDPRTGEVLRNRTRSVNHAVTRNVAPDRDVQKIVDHWAARGAQRSAEPLAKQTGSFTRTPNAAGESTAADLYADVQYWNANRTRQGQADLALIAARPAKGSNAVRGDLPYAKGSLPGDADGRVLFGESWSVYGYGNPVLTVGVKGRQLDAILEQQWQKQADGTVRSAPLAVSRNVSYTYDPTRPVGDRVSPRDVLINGRPLDPARTYRVAALAYTVIGADGYSAFAGYTAPVRNGADHESFVDYLRAHKTISPAPLNRVRIQS